The following are encoded together in the Bubalus kerabau isolate K-KA32 ecotype Philippines breed swamp buffalo chromosome 3, PCC_UOA_SB_1v2, whole genome shotgun sequence genome:
- the LOC129645604 gene encoding histone H4, whose amino-acid sequence MSGRGKGGKGLGKGGAKRHRKVLRDNIQGITKPAIRRLARRGGVKRISGLIYEETRGVLKVFLENVIRDAVTYTEHAKRKTVTAMDVVYALKRQGRTLYGFGG is encoded by the coding sequence ATGTCTGGGCGTGGCAAAGGCGGCAAAGGCCTTGGGAAAGGAGGCGCTAAGCGCCACCGCAAGGTTCTGCGCGACAATATCCAGGGTATCACCAAGCCTGCCATCCGTCGCCTGGCTCGTCGTGGTGGTGTGAAGCGCATCTCCGGGCTTATCTACGAGGAGACCCGTGGGGTGCTGAAGGTGTTTCTGGAAAATGTGATCCGGGACGCGGTCACCTACACGGAGCACGCCAAACGCAAGACTGTCACCGCCATGGACGTGGTTTACGCGCTCAAACGCCAAGGCCGCACCCTTTATGGTTTCGGCGGCTAA